Proteins from one Euwallacea similis isolate ESF13 chromosome 13, ESF131.1, whole genome shotgun sequence genomic window:
- the LOC136413182 gene encoding ATP-dependent DNA helicase Q1-like, whose protein sequence is MPTGGGKSLIYQLPAAMSQNLTIVISPLIALIQDQLAALSKFGVDSATLNSEMPPGEKKNVMKKLTNKKLKIILVTPEFFARSKNFMNKLPKLHHESCINLFVIDEVHCCSQWGHDFRPDYQTLSLIKTQFSGVPLLGLTATATVDVLVDIQKMLDLTDPVIITSPYNRPNLYYKVVHKPDNVQDAQTLVYNFIKNDFANATGIIYAATSNECDQLTTFLRKKNIKAVPYYANMSSEAKNKVHKKWFTGIYKVIVATIAFGMGIDKSDVRFVIHFSLPKSLESLYQETGRAGRNGLKAHCILMYNLFDWLKAYAYTQNTKEENSITQILKYCTDIQTCRRKLISEYFDDTWRALDCLKMCDHCSEPKEDFITYDVQPCLATILKILNQLRNMDESVTLNKLFGSWFRTCPKKLALPEEPKPKFSKEQAQFIISFFILNNCLSVKRGYSLMSTFAIIYSRLGKEPNLPIYMKYDGVLKGVQCADSRNELKTINLSGSSSTVIKRESDESSIKNKKQKLH, encoded by the exons ATGCCAACTGGAGGAGGAAAGAGTTTAATTTATCAGTTACCAGCAGCAATGTCTCAAAACCTGACAATAGTCATCTCGCCCTTAATTGCCCTGATCCAGGACCAGTTAGCAGCTTTGTCGAAATTTGGTGTTGATTCTGCCACCTTAAATTCAGAGATGCCACCAGGAGAGaagaaaaatgtaatgaaaaaattgacaaacaagaagttgaaaataattctTGTGACCCCTGAGTTTTTTGCTagatcaaaaaattttatgaataagtTACCAAAGCTGCATCATGAGTCTTGTATCAACCTATTTGTTAttg ATGAAGTTCACTGTTGTTCTCAATGGGGCCACGATTTTCGACCGGACTACCAGACCCTTTCCTtaataaaaactcaattttctgGAGTGCCTCTATTAGGCTTGACTGCGACCGCAACTGTTGACGTTTTAGTGGATATTCAAAAAATGCTAGATTTGACTGATCCAGTTATAATTACTTCTCCTTATAACCGGCCCAATCTTTACTACAAG gTCGTACATAAACCTGATAATGTTCAAGATGCTCAAACCTTAGTGTATAACTTTATAAAGAATGACTTTGCTAATGCGACTGGCATCATTTACGCTGCAACATCTAACGAATGCGATCAGCTGACCACATTTTTGCGTAAGAAGAATATTAAAGCAGTCCCTTATTATGCGAACATGAGTTCTGAAGCAAAAAACAAAGTCCATAAGAAATGGTTCACTGGCATTTATAAAGTTATAGTGGCTACAATTGCTTTTGGAATGGGCATTG ataaatctGATGTTCGGTTTGTGATTCATTTCTCATTGCCCAAAAGTCTTGAGTCTCTTTATCAAGAGACTGGTAGAGCAGGAAGGAACGGACTCAAAGCTCATTGTATTTTAATGTACAACTTATTTGATTGGCTCAAGGCCTATGCGTATACACAAAACACCAAAGAAGAAAACAGCATAAcacaaatcttaaaatattgtaCGGATATTCAGAC GTGCAGGCGCAAACTGATCTCcgaatattttgatgataCTTGGAGGGCCCTGGACTGCCTCAAGATGTGCGATCATTGTTCGGAACCTAAAGAAGACTTCATTACATACGATGTACAACCATGTTTAgcaactattttaaaaatacttaaccAGCTACGAAACATGGACGAGTCTGTGACCCTAAACAAATTGTTCGGGTCGTGGTTTCGAACCTGCCCGAAAAAGCTTGCTCTTCCTGAAGAACCTAAACCTAAGTTCAGCAAAGAACAAGCCCAATttatcatttcattttttattttgaataactGTTTGTCAGTCAAGCGAGGATACTCGTTGATGTCTACATTTGCTATAATCTATAGCAGACTGGGGAAAGAGCCCAATCTTCcaatttatatgaaatatgaTGGAGTGTTGAAAGGTGTTCAGTGCGCAGATTCGCGAAATGAACTAAAAACGATTAATCTCAGTGGATCCTCATCAACAGTCATTAAAAGAGAATCAGATGAAAGTAGTATTAAGAATAAAAAGCAAAAGCTTCACTAA